The following DNA comes from Litorilinea aerophila.
CCGCGGTGCGGGCCCCCACGATGGCTGAGGTGATGGCCGGCTGTTCCAGGACCCAGCGGATGGCCACCTGGGCCGGGGTGCGCCCCAACTCCTGGGCCACATCCAGCAGGACGCCCAGGGTCTCGTCCGCGTTGGGGGCGAAGTAGCGCTCCGGATAGGCCCACCCCTCCTCCGAGCGAGTCCCCGGCACCCGACGCTGGCCGGGCTTGTACTTGCCGGTCAGGAAGCCGCCGGCCAGGGGACTCCACACCACCACGCCCAGCCCTTTCAACTGACAGACGGGGATCAGCTCCTGTTCAATGTCTCGCACCACCAGGCTGTACTGGGGCTGGTAGCATTCGAAGCGGGCCAGATTCTTGAACTCGCTGATCCACAGGGCCTCCATCAGGCGCCACGCCTCGTAGTTGCTGCAGGCAATGTAGCGCACCTTGCCCTGATGCACCAGGTCATCCAGCGCGCGTAGCATCTCCTCCAGGGGAGTCTGGGTGTCCACGTGGTGGATGTAGTAGAGATCCACGTAGTCCATCTGGAGACGGCGCAGGCTGTCCTCGATGGCCTGCATGATGTGGACCCGGGACATGCCCGAGTCGTTGGGGCCTGGCCCCATGGGGTTGAAGAATTTGGTGGCTACGATGGCCTCTCGGCGGCGGCCCTTCAGAGCTTTCCCCAGCAGGATCTCCGACTGGCCGTTGCCGTAGGAATTGGCCGTGTCGAAAAAGTTGATCCCGGCGTCGAAGGCCAGGTCCACGATCCGTTTGGCCTCGGCTTCGTCGGTGCCGTGGCCAAAGGTCATGGTGCCCAGGCAGATTTCCGAGACCTTGAGGCCACTGCGCCCCATTCTGCGATACTCCATGATTCCTCCTTCCTGCTTGCCTGCTTGTGCATGCTTGAAAGCCGGATAGCGCCATTGTAGATCAGCGGAGAGGCCGGGGCAAGAATGGGCGCCCGTCGGGCGCCAGGGGCCAAATTTCCGACAGTTTGTCCAGAGTCCTTCTCCATGCTATATTTTGGGTTGCCAGGCAGGAGTGGCCCACCGGGCCTTCCACCTGGGACGGTTGTACGCTCCAACCCGATCCATCCATCTCCGGGGGATATCCATGCTACCACTGCAAGATACCATCCGTTCCCGTTCTGTCCCGTTGATGAACTGGACCCTGATCGCCCTGAACGTCTTTGCCTTCCTTTTCACCCTGTCTCTGGGGCGGCAGGCGGAGGCCCTGGTCACGGCATTGGGCGTGGTGCCGGCCCGCCTGCTGGGGCATCCCAACCTCTGGGAAGGCTTCACCCTGTTCACCTCCATGTTCCTCCACGGTGGCTGGGCCCATCTTTTCAGCAACATGTTGGCCCTCTACATCTTTGGGGACAACGTGGAAGACCGGATGGGCTCCGGCCGCTACCTGATCTTTTATCTGCTCTGTGGCCTGGTGGCCGCGGTGGTGCACATCCTGTTCAACCCCACCTCCACCGTCCCTACCATCGGGGCCAGCGGGGCCATCAGCGGGGTGCTGGGCGCCTACCTCCTCCTCTTTCCCCATTCCCGGGTGATCACCCTGGTGCCCATCTTTTTCC
Coding sequences within:
- a CDS encoding rhomboid family intramembrane serine protease; protein product: MLPLQDTIRSRSVPLMNWTLIALNVFAFLFTLSLGRQAEALVTALGVVPARLLGHPNLWEGFTLFTSMFLHGGWAHLFSNMLALYIFGDNVEDRMGSGRYLIFYLLCGLVAAVVHILFNPTSTVPTIGASGAISGVLGAYLLLFPHSRVITLVPIFFLPWFVEIPAVFYLGVWFLSQLLNGTFAILAGVQAFGGVAWWAHVGGFVAGLVLVKPFTLRRYVRRYYVDEYWPW
- a CDS encoding aldo/keto reductase, producing MEYRRMGRSGLKVSEICLGTMTFGHGTDEAEAKRIVDLAFDAGINFFDTANSYGNGQSEILLGKALKGRRREAIVATKFFNPMGPGPNDSGMSRVHIMQAIEDSLRRLQMDYVDLYYIHHVDTQTPLEEMLRALDDLVHQGKVRYIACSNYEAWRLMEALWISEFKNLARFECYQPQYSLVVRDIEQELIPVCQLKGLGVVVWSPLAGGFLTGKYKPGQRRVPGTRSEEGWAYPERYFAPNADETLGVLLDVAQELGRTPAQVAIRWVLEQPAITSAIVGARTAEQLRDNIGATGWRLEGDPLLHLNSVSYLPERYPQSMEKHMEERRNSAVKMPSLTG